A stretch of the Mesorhizobium sp. Pch-S genome encodes the following:
- the def gene encoding peptide deformylase gives MSIKPLIILPDPVLRQVSKPVERIDEPLLKLADDMLETMYDAPGIGLAAIQIGEPLRMLVIDLAKEGEPPAPHVFINPDVLESGSERSVYEEGCLSIPDYYAEVERPATVRVRYLDRDGRLQEIEADGLMATCLQHEIDHLNGVLFIDHISKLKRDMVVKKFKKLARDKAPSRLVG, from the coding sequence ATGTCGATCAAGCCGCTCATCATTCTTCCCGATCCCGTCCTGCGCCAGGTTTCCAAGCCGGTCGAGCGTATCGACGAGCCTTTGCTCAAGCTGGCCGACGATATGCTGGAGACGATGTACGACGCTCCCGGCATCGGTCTGGCTGCGATCCAGATCGGTGAGCCTCTGCGCATGCTGGTGATCGATCTGGCCAAGGAGGGCGAGCCGCCTGCTCCGCATGTCTTCATCAATCCGGATGTTCTCGAAAGCGGTTCCGAGCGCTCGGTCTATGAGGAAGGCTGCCTCTCCATCCCTGACTATTATGCCGAGGTCGAGCGGCCGGCCACCGTCCGGGTCCGCTACCTGGATCGCGACGGCCGTCTGCAGGAGATCGAGGCCGATGGACTGATGGCCACCTGCCTGCAGCACGAGATCGATCATCTGAACGGTGTGCTGTTCATCGACCACATCTCGAAGCTGAAGCGCGACATGGTGGTCAAGAAGTTCAAGAAGCTTGCCCGCGACAAGGCGCCAAGCCGCCTGGTGGGCTGA